The Tachysurus fulvidraco isolate hzauxx_2018 chromosome 4, HZAU_PFXX_2.0, whole genome shotgun sequence DNA window AGTGTCACCCTCCTTAAAACAAATTGAGTCATGGTAATGATATGGACTATATGAGTTTCAtacaattattacatttattaatatgttCTATTTGCTGAAAAGCTTGTAGTTCGTACCCAGTCTTTGGCATTAATCTGGACACCACTGGATATAAGATGCTCCACGACTTCCCAATGGCCTGTTCTGGTAGCCACATGTAACGGAGTGCTCAAAAGCTGTGGGCATCAGAAACCATGAACTGATGTATAGCGAATACTTTCATTAAGCATTCACAATTATTCATTAATGCGCAATATGTCCAAAGGTTTGCAGACagctgaccatcacacccatactgtatgtgctttttGAGTGAAGTCACGCATGGGCAGGATGGACATTTGTCTAGACATTTTTGGTCATACAGTGAATCTCAATACTTTAAAGGTTTTTTACTTTGTCTCTGATGTTTAAGTCAGCGCCTCTGCACTGCAGGAGTTTAAGAGCAGCTACACGTCCACCCCGGCAGGCCCAGTGCACAGCCGTACAAGCCAACTGagaaaataaccaaaaataTAGAATTCATTACTGTgccataaataaaagaaaactcaAGTGAATGCTGACTACTATCTATCTGCTTTCTCACCCGGTCGCGGAAGTCAATGTTTGCTCCCTTATCCAGTAATCTCTCCACAATCTTAACATGACCCTCAAAGGCAGCCATGTGAAGTGCTGATTTTCTgaactaaattaaattattattattattattattattattattattattattagtagtagtagtagtagtagtagtagtagtagtagtatcaataatacaataatataaatatataataatatgaaattatataatcttcatcatcatcatcatcatgattagaatttttttttttctgtagataaaacaaaaatctattgaaatgtaaatgtaacattcTTCAGAAATACCTCATCGGCTGTGTTTGGGTCTCCTCCGACTTCTAAAAATTTATCAATAACTTTGACGTTTCCATTTATGGCTGCCTTCAAGAAGTTTTCACAATCCACAGGACACTATATGATAAAAAGCAATGATAAatgaaactatataaaaatgatttataaaattTAGAAAGTTTTTCAATAAAATTCACTCAAATAAACATTGTATTAACTTACTACATGAATATTGTTTGGTTACTAGATTTTGATGCTTTATTATTTGCCTTTTTCCTCAAACAGAACAGTATTATTTTTAGCACTACCCAGATCCACTATCTCACACGGAAGATAAGATCACCCGCTCTTTCACCTGATGATGTCACTGCTCATATCACTGAAATACAACTATGTTGTCGGTATGCATAGTGTTGCTGTAATGTAGGAAGTAATGTATAATTATACATAAACAATCAAACTGATGCTGTTTATGATCACGCTGTTTATTAAGGGTGAGTAATCTGTGCTGGATTCCATTAATTTCTGATCTCTAATAATGCCAAGCTTGAAGCTTATGAAACCATGAGATAACAAGCTGTTGACTTTGGACTATGGTGGTTATACTGCAGACTAAATCTGACCATTTGCGAGTTCTGAACCTACATTACTTACAACTCCACAATGATCTCTTTCTACTGATATGATAAATTACAATTTGAAAGTATAGTTTTTTTCCCTGCCTGCCAAAACTAgagaactttttctttttttctttgccatTTTTTTAAACGGATAGGCAAAGCAGATC harbors:
- the ankrd2 gene encoding ankyrin repeat domain-containing protein 2 isoform X2 is translated as MDKDILWATTIVDQKAELDQQEQKHRTRAQKLGILIVDESKAQRQMSDETLNQSTANIPCPVDCENFLKAAINGNVKVIDKFLEVGGDPNTADEFRKSALHMAAFEGHVKIVERLLDKGANIDFRDRLACTAVHWACRGGRVAALKLLQCRGADLNIRDKLLSTPLHVATRTGHWEVVEHLISSGVQINAKDWEGDTALHDAVRLNRYKIAKLLILAGADMTIKNTEGVTAREQVKMWQCDTKEMLEQLDQMK